In the genome of Opitutales bacterium, one region contains:
- a CDS encoding TolC family protein has product MKTHALQMGLALLFAGQPLVAQTPLSLEEAVFSGLKNNRGLRIQRLEVDIAGAFTEIERGDFDLELFGGMNYSEEEASETDRATREQFSVSGNDWRAEVGVRRDFSTGTSVEVGVRADRSVSDRAPEQQSVRWGLSVRQNLLRGFGPGTNLAQLRQAEFAEAASIFELQGFAEALIADIEIGYWRWYAAIEALKVFEVGVQVAEEQLESVLYQIEVGNLPGNEAAAARAELASRRQGLIDARSDVKQRAYALSQSMDAVVDPELALDRAPSSQASAAEGFSSDPSDRIALALQQRPEIGEAQLQLQSDRLRLVVTKNGRLPQLDFFIDLGSTGYSDTLLEAYRNSDGPSYDFTVGLTFSRAWGNRQARGRDRAARATVGQSEEALENLRNLVRLDVLLAVNEVERTLELIDATGETRLFREQTLAAEQGRFEVGTSTSFDVSRAQRDLIASQLAEINALVEHQIARVALLRSEGMLLQMRGLNVRD; this is encoded by the coding sequence TTGAAAACGCATGCTTTGCAGATGGGTCTGGCGCTGCTGTTTGCCGGACAGCCGCTTGTTGCACAGACTCCCTTGTCTCTGGAAGAAGCGGTTTTCTCTGGATTGAAAAATAATCGTGGCTTGAGAATTCAGCGTCTGGAAGTCGACATCGCTGGCGCGTTTACAGAGATTGAACGCGGTGACTTCGACTTGGAGTTGTTTGGTGGAATGAATTACTCTGAGGAAGAAGCAAGTGAGACCGATCGTGCGACGCGTGAACAGTTTTCGGTATCGGGAAATGATTGGCGTGCAGAAGTGGGTGTGCGGAGGGATTTTTCGACAGGCACGAGTGTGGAAGTAGGGGTGCGGGCAGACCGGAGCGTGTCTGATCGGGCACCCGAGCAGCAATCCGTCCGCTGGGGCTTATCTGTCCGCCAGAATCTTCTCAGAGGTTTCGGACCAGGAACGAATCTGGCGCAGTTGCGTCAGGCTGAGTTCGCAGAGGCGGCGAGTATTTTTGAACTCCAGGGTTTTGCAGAGGCGCTCATTGCAGATATCGAGATAGGGTATTGGCGCTGGTATGCTGCAATCGAGGCACTCAAGGTTTTTGAAGTAGGTGTGCAAGTAGCAGAGGAGCAATTGGAGTCTGTGCTTTATCAAATAGAGGTTGGGAATTTGCCTGGGAACGAAGCAGCAGCGGCTCGTGCAGAATTGGCCTCACGCAGGCAGGGTTTAATTGATGCGCGCAGCGATGTGAAGCAACGTGCTTATGCCCTAAGCCAATCGATGGATGCAGTTGTGGATCCAGAGTTGGCGTTGGATCGAGCACCCAGTAGCCAAGCTTCAGCTGCCGAAGGATTTTCATCGGATCCTAGCGATCGCATTGCACTCGCACTTCAACAGCGCCCGGAGATCGGCGAGGCCCAGTTGCAGCTTCAATCCGATCGGCTCCGACTTGTTGTAACGAAGAATGGACGCTTACCGCAGCTCGACTTTTTTATCGATCTCGGGAGCACTGGATACTCTGACACCCTCCTCGAGGCGTATCGTAACTCTGATGGCCCGAGCTACGACTTTACTGTAGGCCTGACTTTTTCCAGAGCATGGGGCAATCGCCAGGCGCGCGGTCGCGATAGAGCAGCTCGTGCTACTGTAGGCCAGTCCGAAGAAGCGCTAGAGAATCTCCGCAACCTAGTGCGCCTCGATGTCCTCCTCGCGGTCAACGAAGTGGAGCGAACACTTGAGCTGATTGATGCAACGGGAGAAACACGCCTCTTCCGCGAGCAGACGTTGGCCGCCGAGCAGGGACGCTTTGAGGTGGGGACTTCCACCAGTTTTGACGTCTCCCGGGCCCAGCGCGATCTCATCGCAAGTCAGCTCGCTGAGATCAATGCGCTCGTCGAACACCAAATTGCCCGCGTGGCATTGCTACGCAGTGAGGGCATGC